Within Homo sapiens chromosome 2, GRCh38.p14 Primary Assembly, the genomic segment TTAAATAGGCTATCTAGCTCAGTGACTAAATTaatatttctgggaaaaaaatctaaaacagcTTCCTAATTTCTCACTAAATTACAAGATGGACTTTAAGAATTATATTTCCTGTAATAGGCCTTGCATGACTAATGCTGTCTTTCCCATTATAAGTCAAAAAACTCTTAAGTTTTCCCAGCCTCAAAAAGCACAATAGTAGATAAGGCTGACTTTTCCATTGGGTACCGCAGGGACAGTGCCTAGGGCTCACAACACTTTTTAGGGgcccatgaaaatatttttacgtCTTTTACAATCTTCAGACCTAAAAAAACTCACTTTtagttagaagaaaatattttcatacatcattttaatgcatTCATCTTTATATCAGGGTAGtcatgaaatttaatttttaatttttttatagtatAAGGAATCTACAAAGGCAAAAGCACCCAGGGCCCACGAAAGTTACAATgtgaaagtaaattttttttctccctcatttccCTGGACAATTCCAACAGACATGCTGTTCTCATTTTATACAAAGATAATTGGTGTCCTGATGGATAAAGCtacatactgtattttttaaatttgaaagcaAATACCCAATGTTCATAAAATTATGGTACAAACTGTAGTACTTATTCACTGTTGATGATACAAACTGatacaatctttttaaaaaacaaaatcttaataCGAGGCAAGAGACATGAAGGTAACCTCTTCCCGCCTCATTTTAAACCCAGTAATCCATGCctagaaatgtattttcagaaaataatttaagagaTACAAAAATATGTAACCACAACAGGacctaaaattctaaaaattagccaggcatggtggtacacgcctgtagccccagctacctgCCAGACAGcggcgggagaactgcttgagcccaggagtttgggaccagcctgggtaaggtagtgagaccctgtctctaaggtaagtaaatacataaaattaaaataaaaattttaaaaatgcaatcaaGGCCAATGACCAACATTAAAGTTCaataaatgattatatataactatacattaTCATAGCAAAATACTATATAGCCatcaaaaattaccaaaataaatattaaaagattaGAAATGTCCACTACCTTGAGTCAAAGTGTTAGAAGTCAAAAAACAAGTAACTGATTGTTTGCAACTccgaaaaaaaatgtatacacgTATGTGATGAAGTGGAGTTATTTTTAGAATCGCTTCTTCAACATTATATTGCAGGAGTCTGCCAACTTTTTTCATAGAAACATGTATGGTGGGGAGAGCCAGAGAGTATCTATTTTAGACTTTGTGGACCAAACCCTCTTTGTTGCACTACTCTGCTCTGCCTTGTGTTGTAGAGTGAACGCAGCCATCGACAATgtataaatgaatgggcatgactGCGTCAATAAAACGTATATACAAAAACAGATCGTGTAATTTGCCAAGCCCTGTCATACGTCTTttcactaaaaaggaaaaaaaaagtatcagcaTATTGAATTGAAAGTGACCtccaaattgttttatttctttttgccgCCTAATTGGAGTACTCGGAGAACTATTGTGGTTCTAATGAAAAACAAAGGCCGTTTCAAAAGTTAAAATGCCTATCTGCGGATGCACAAAAACCTATGGAACCTATTCCGGGATTTCCTTTTCCCTGATCTCTGGTTGACTTTTCTTTATTCGATTTCTGCCTCTCCCTCACCCACCATGGGTGTTTCTATGATTTTAATACTAAAAagccattttaagtatacagaaACTTTTAATTTGTGAAGGTAGCTGTACAGTATCTAAGGAAATATAGATTGCAGTGGATTTTAATAAGGAAAGAGTCATTCTCTGCCTTCCAAACACCTTTCTGTGGCGCCTGCAGATTCAGCATCTCCAACTGCTCACTTGTGCTCCAAGAAATGACACAAAACCAGGATTTCTGGTCTCTTCGGCAATCAAAATTTGCCTTGCGAAACATTTGCCCCTAGGGATAGTGTTTCCACAGTAAATACTACAGGCCGCCCAGTTAAATATGGATTTCAGATCAACAAGGGCTAATCTTTTAGTGTGAGTATTCCCGTGTAAAACTTACTTTTCTTTTGCCAAATCTGGCAACCCGACACCAGGGACCTGTTGAATCCGTGCTTAGTAGAGACCAACGTGGGCATCAGGGGGTCCGCTAACTGAGCCAAGCGCAGGGGCCAGAAACGTCTGCAGGCGCCTCCTGGATATCCCATCTGCCTTTCTGAATGCTACTCTGCTTTCGTAAAAGTGACTGCTTCTTGTCTTCTACCCCGGCATTTCTCAAACTCCTAGCGCGGAGGTTTTATAAACCTAGCGCTGCCCGCTAGTTGTGGCCGCCTTCTGAAAGTTTCTGTGCGGGTTACCTGTCGGCTGGCCCGGCCTCCATGGGCTTCCTTGGCCTGGAACAAAGCCCTGACGGGCGGCCCGCTTTTAGCGCCAGGGCTGGGCGGCCTCGGATGCACGCCGAGGACTAGCCTAGGAGAGGCTGCTGTGTTTAACATATTTATGACATTACCTTTTCTTTCGGAACTATTCCAGTTCTGATTGTAATGCGCCAGGGAGAGAGATATCAGGGCTCATCTCCAAGCATTTAAAAACTCTTGTTTTTCCGGGGGGTGGAGGGGTCTTTGCAAATGTGTTCTCACTCGCAAGCAGGGGAGGGGACGATAGAGACAAGATAGGAGACCGGAGGGGTCGGGGCACCGCTGGGTGGGGCGCGTGCGCGTGTCGCAGCCCTCACTGTGAGTCCCTTTACCGACGCGATCTTGGTTTTGAGGGGTGGGGACCTGGAGCGAAACCCCAAACCCGGGGCCCTGCTTGCAAACTCAGCATATTCTGTCTCTACTCCGCCTTTTTCAGAGGAGAAAAGACCTGGCCCACGCCTCCCAGAGGCTTTACCTGGTGAAGAGGAGGAGCAGCCACTGCAGCGCGGTGGACAGGGTGTCCTGGCTGGCGCCGAAGATGTCAGTGATAGTGGCCGGTACGTTCTCCAAATCCAGCCGCGCGCCACCACCGTGCGAGTCCCCGGCCGCCTTCTTTTCCGCAGAGAGGATAAAGGCGTCCATCATGTCGCGGGGGGCGGCCCCGGGCCGAAGGCTTTCGCAGTGCCTCAAGAACTTGTCCAGGATGAAGTTGCTGAAGTTGCGGTTGAGCTGCTCGAATTCGCGGAAAACGGTGCGCACCGGGTTGGGGAAGTACTGCAGCCAGGGCATCACGTCCACCAGGCTGCCCGCGCCCACCGTGCGCCCGAACTCTTCGTTGTGGCTGAGCAGCTCACGGAACTCGGGGTCGTCGTGGCTGTAGCGGCAGCCGAAACACACGGCACTCATGACGTTGGCCACGGCCACGACGGTCAGCGGCCTCGGGTCGAGGAAGGCGCCGTCCGCGCTGCCGCGCACCAGCAGCGCCACCAGCTCGCGCGCCTCGCTCAGCACGTGGCCCTCGAGGACTTGGCGGCTGCGCGGCTGGCGCGTGAAGAAGTTGCGCATCATGCTGTGGGCTGCGCGCCGCTGCACCTTCCAGTGCTCCGAGTAGTGGCCGAAAGCCATGCTGCGGCCGCCGGACACCACACGGAAGGAGGCGAAGGCCGGCCGGTCGGCGAAGGCCGAGCCCTGCTGCACCAGGGCCTGGTGGATGGCGCGCTCGCCATTCAGCACCACTATGGGGCAGCTGCCCAGGCGGATCTGGAAAACGTCGCCGTAGCGCCGCGCCAGGCGAGCGAACGAGAGGTGAGCCGCCTGGCCCACCGCCGCCGCGTTTCCGATCAGTGGCCACGCAAACGGGCCCGGGGGCGCGGACCGGAGCTGCCGCCTCCGTTGCCTCAGCAGCCGCTGGCCCACATGCACAGTGGCCAGCACCGACAGGAGTAGCAGGAGCGTGGTCTGCTGGATGGACAGCGGGTTTAGCGGCCAAGGGTCGTTCGGGCTGAGGCTGGTGCCCATGCTGGGGACAGAGAGGAGAAGGCGTGACACTCAGGGGTGCAGAGACAGGAGCGGGCGCCCCACGCCCCTACCCCAGCCTCTGGGGACTGAGTGCCGTTGGGTGGAGAGGTCGGAGCTGACTCTCTGGAGAAATGGCCGAAGACGCCCCTTCCCATCCCCAACCCACTCTCCCTTGGAGAAGAGAAGGGGCGTGTTTCCACCTCGCTGTAACCCAGCGCCAAACCCTTCCCCTCCCCGCAAGGCGCGTAACGGTTCCTGCAATCTGGGGACAACGCTGCGGGCATCGAGGCGGTGGCGCTTGATTTCCTTTAAAGTACCTACCACGCCACCCGCTACCTGTAATAATCCATCTGAAGAGGTCGCCGGGCAGCGCCTCGGCAGACAGACTGACCTGCGGGGAGGTGCGGTTTCCAGTGGCGCGGGACAGCCGGCTCCGAGAAGGAACTGGGACCTTTGCCTAGGGCAAGACGTCAACAGGAACCCGCAGGCCCGGCCTGGACACCTGCTGCCCTCACTGGAAGCTTTAACTCCCACTCGAGTCTCTTGGCGTCGTCAGTGCCAGGAGCGCTTGGATTGGGATGGGGACGGAGAAGGGTGCCTCGCTCGCCGAGCCCCGCTGCCCTTGGGGACCTGGCAAAGTCGAGGTTTCCTCACAGCGTTGAGATTGAGACTGGGGGTCGGTGAGTGGCGTCAATTCCCATGCCCTTGCGGCTCTCACAACTGGAGTCGCAGAAGCGCTCGCTCCCACTCCCACTCCAGAGTCAAAGCGCGCCATCCCGCTCCTCCGGGTTTTAAGGACTGGGTAGAAGGAGGGCAGCGCGACCTGGCAGGGCGGGGCCTGCGGGGGGCGGGGCGCGCCGCACACCAGGCCGCTTTGACCCGGACTCCCGTCCAGGCGCACCGGCCGGCCTCGGAGCTCTACCAGCAGGCTTTCATGGGAGCGGAGGTGCCCACGTTTCCATTGTGCGGTAACCGCGCTTCATCACAGCCACCTCCAATCGAGGCCGCACGGTGTCCCCAGAACCACGCTCGGTACAACCTGCCCCGGCCGCTGCGCTCGACTTGGGAGCGCGCCCCGCCCCGAGCGCACGACCTCCCTTCCCTCTCCGCGACTTGAGCTTGCTTCCCGGAAAGCCAGTGTAGTGGCAGCGGTTTGCCTCACAGCGCCCCTGGTTGgttgtttaaattttatcttagGTTCTCGCAAACAAATTGCCACCTCAGTGGAGGCTCTTTGGCATGCTAAATTTTTTCCAGTTCTTGCGGCGAGATCAGGAATCCCTAAAAGTAGCCGCTCCCCCGCCCCGGGGCCCCGACAGTGCTTGGGCACACAAAGGCTCCTGGGGCGCAGCTGGCCCTGAGATTTCCCGCGTAGAGGCCACTCCAGGTGGCGCCGCCCGCTGGTGGGCGCGGGGCCGCCCAGGCTGCGATGGAAGCCGTTGGCGCAGGGCGGGGAGCCAAGCTGGGGCGACTGGGGGGGCCTGGGGGAGCTAGCGGGGCGGGACCCGAGCGGGGCGGAGAGTGGCAGGAGGAGGCGAATCTCCGCGCTCCGGCGAACTTTATCGGGTTGAAGTTTCTGCTGTCGCCTCCCCTTTGCGTGCGGAGCTGGGCTTTGCGTGCGCCGCTTCTGGAAAGTCGGCTCCAGTCATATCCCTGGGCGCTGCCTGCGGCCGCTCCTCCCGCGCTTCTCACGGCACCTGACACGCGGAGGCGGCGGCCGAGGGTGGGGTGCCGGCCACCACCACCCTTGGCGTGGGGTGCCGGCCGCCACCACCCTCGGCTGCGCACGCACAGTCGCGCCTGCCAGGCCAGCGAGGCGGACGCTTGGGCCACCACCCGCAGGCCGAGCCCGGGCGCGTATCGCCACCTCGCTGCGCACCGGCGGCTCTGTGGTCTTCCTGGGCGCGCTTGCGGTCGCGAAGGGGGCCCTCCCTTTATAAGGGAAGCCGGAGGCGCTTGGGCGGGGGTGGCTTCCCCCGCCTGGCGCGCCCTTTCCTACATGCTGATGCATAGGATTTTCAAGACAGCTAAGAGAACAAGGACTTCACGAGGCGGGGGGAAGGGCGAACTCGAGGGAAGAGGTGGGATGTATCTGGTTAACCAGGTAGGAATTGTACTGGCTTCATCAAAGGATAAATATAAAAGTGATAGGTTCACCAGGGACAACCCTGCACTTTGAGCTCCACTCGCGCTGCGAATCTCGTGCTATTATTGACCtgtttacagatgaataaactagGGTTCAGAGAGGTTGCGTGACTTAACCCAGGTCGCGCAGCCATCAAGAAGTGGAGCCAGGGCTTGAAGCCACCAAGTCCCACTCCAGATCCTTCACATAAGTTTACACGGAAGAAAATTGCAGATAAGAGGCCCAAATGccttctttcctgcctcccttaaaaaaaaaaatgcacgtggggctaggcgcagtggctcacgcctgtaatcccagcactttgggaggcttaagcgggcggatcacttgaggtcaggagttcgagaccagcctggccaacatggcgaaaccccatctactaaaaatacaaaagttagccggacgtggtggtgcacacctgtaatcccagctactcggggatcAGGGGGGAAGGCAGCAGAATTggttgaacgtgggaggcagaggttgcagtgagcagagattgcaccactgcactacagcctgggcagcagagtttaagtgagactctgtctcaaaaaaaaaaaaaaaaaaaaaatcagctggaagaactttttaattattgtttttgttttcataattgaGAATTCTGAGAATAGCAGAGAAGAAATAGTATGCTAACCCTTTGCAATTAAATTGCTTATGAGGGAGGCCAGGGGAGTGTGCCTCATAGCTGACCCTGGAATGACTGATTACATTGTAAAGAAACACAAAGGAGTGTCTGAAAAGAATCTGACTTCTTGAGAGATTGAAACCAGCAATCAATTTGCTGACCTGATAAAGAAATGTCTTTTCGTgatggctttttttatttttatttttatttatttattttttttgagatggagtctcactctgtcacctgggctgcagtgcaatggcgtgatctcggctcactgcaacctccgcctgccaggttctcctggctcagcctcccaagtagctgggattacaggtgcgcaccaccacacccggctaatttttgtatttttctagtagagatggggtttcaccatgctggccaggctggtctcaaactcctgacctcaggtgatccaccagcctgggcctcccaaagtgctgggattacaggcatgagccaccgtgcccggcctgtgatGCCTTTTATTCGGTATCTTTTGAAGAGTTTTCTGGAAATGATTTCACACACCATGATGGGGAACTTAGATAGTGATGGAGTTTTAGTTTTTGAGCAGTTGCATTGGTTTAATAATAAGCGTTGGTTTCCCAGAGGTGAGTTGGCCTACACAGCCTTTGAAATGAGTTTCATAGCAACCTTCCCATGTCCAGCTTTAGCAAGATCCTTGCCTAATAATTCAAGACTCTGGTGCATGCATCAATCTCTCATAGACTTTAATTTAGTAGACGGGAATTATCTATGAGCTAATGCCAATCCTGAGCTGTTGACATTCCTGAAAGCCTTTATCACAATACCTCTGCCAGAATGAGAGCAGATGGAAGTTGCCTTTAAgtaaattcctatttttaaaaagtataaaacgaGGTTGTTCCTAAGACCGCCTGTCCAACTCCTCAATAATGCCATCTAGTTTTTAGATCAACTAGATGCATGCTTTCCTGCCATCGCAGATAGATCAGATATATCCTCCAAGCTGTAGTTCCTTGGGCTCAGCTCTTTTTCTAGGACATGACTCAAAAATCAGAGGAACTAGGTTGGTAAGTGCTGTCAGAAAGATAAGCCCTTATCGGTTATGGCAAACCAAAATGACTGGCTATGGTAACACTTTTTGCAGAGAATCTTCAAGCCTGGAGTTCTTAGGGCTTTATGGTGCAAACTTCATTGAATGCCCCATCCGGTACCCTGATAAGGACTTCGGATAAATCCAGAGCAGCCTGTTGGCACCCCGACCCAACTCAAGGCAGAGCCCTGCCTCTAGTGAGAATCTACGCAGGCTCTTTAATTATCATCACAACTTCTCAACCAAAGCAGGGACCTAAGGCCCAGGAATCTCCTTTCAATCAACACAGAATATGGGCATTCTGCCCTCCCAAATCTCAAACTTGAATTGTTTGTTGCAAATAACTTTCAAAAAGAACAGC encodes:
- the CYP1B1 gene encoding cytochrome P450 1B1 — translated: MGTSLSPNDPWPLNPLSIQQTTLLLLLSVLATVHVGQRLLRQRRRQLRSAPPGPFAWPLIGNAAAVGQAAHLSFARLARRYGDVFQIRLGSCPIVVLNGERAIHQALVQQGSAFADRPAFASFRVVSGGRSMAFGHYSEHWKVQRRAAHSMMRNFFTRQPRSRQVLEGHVLSEARELVALLVRGSADGAFLDPRPLTVVAVANVMSAVCFGCRYSHDDPEFRELLSHNEEFGRTVGAGSLVDVMPWLQYFPNPVRTVFREFEQLNRNFSNFILDKFLRHCESLRPGAAPRDMMDAFILSAEKKAAGDSHGGGARLDLENVPATITDIFGASQDTLSTALQWLLLLFTRYPDVQTRVQAELDQVVGRDRLPCMGDQPNLPYVLAFLYEAMRFSSFVPVTIPHATTANTSVLGYHIPKDTVVFVNQWSVNHDPLKWPNPENFDPARFLDKDGLINKDLTSRVMIFSVGKRRCIGEELSKMQLFLFISILAHQCDFRANPNEPAKMNFSYGLTIKPKSFKVNVTLRESMELLDSAVQNLQAKETCQ